Proteins from one Buchnera aphidicola (Kurisakia onigurumii) genomic window:
- the dapE gene encoding succinyl-diaminopimelate desuccinylase gives MICPIVKLTQKLISCPSVSPDDFGCQKILMHKLLKLGFTIRKINIKDTKNFWAYKGFGDIFTFLGHTDVVPAGNINLWKYPPFQGFIKDNIIYGRGSADMKGALSAMVIAIERFLLLFPDHKGVLSFLVTSDEESKGTNGIEKVVKKLLLNNEKIKYCLVGEPTSCNRIGDIIKNGRRGSLNVKIILYGIQGHIAYPDLLDNPIHSSLPFLHDLISIQWDKGNDFFDPTSLQISSLKVDNESTNVTSGKLEVFFNLRFNNEITIEGIKNRIFSLLNFHKLRYFVEWNCSGKPFLTKSGELLDKTINSIYKIKKKYPKLSTSGGTSDGRFVSQYMGSQVVELGLKNINIHKINENIKISDLQCLSKIYETILIEMLT, from the coding sequence ATGATTTGTCCTATTGTTAAATTAACTCAGAAACTGATTTCGTGTCCTTCAGTTAGTCCCGATGATTTTGGATGTCAAAAAATTTTAATGCATAAATTGTTAAAGTTAGGTTTTACAATACGAAAAATTAACATTAAAGATACAAAAAATTTTTGGGCTTATAAAGGTTTTGGAGATATATTTACATTTTTAGGACATACTGATGTTGTTCCTGCTGGAAATATAAATTTATGGAAATATCCTCCTTTTCAAGGATTTATTAAGGATAATATAATTTATGGTAGAGGATCAGCAGATATGAAAGGAGCTTTATCTGCAATGGTAATAGCTATTGAAAGATTTCTTTTATTATTTCCTGATCATAAAGGAGTTTTATCCTTTCTCGTTACTTCAGATGAAGAGTCTAAAGGTACTAATGGAATAGAAAAAGTAGTAAAAAAGTTATTATTAAATAATGAAAAAATTAAATATTGTTTAGTTGGAGAACCGACTAGTTGTAATAGAATAGGTGATATTATAAAAAATGGAAGAAGAGGTTCTTTAAATGTAAAAATTATTTTATATGGTATTCAAGGGCATATTGCATACCCTGATTTATTAGATAACCCTATTCATAGTTCATTGCCTTTTTTACATGATTTAATTTCTATACAATGGGATAAAGGTAATGATTTTTTTGATCCTACTAGTTTACAAATATCCAGTTTAAAGGTAGATAATGAATCTACAAATGTTACTTCAGGGAAATTAGAAGTTTTTTTTAATTTACGATTTAATAATGAAATTACGATAGAAGGAATAAAAAATAGAATATTTTCTTTATTAAATTTTCATAAATTAAGATATTTTGTAGAATGGAATTGTTCGGGCAAACCTTTTTTAACTAAATCTGGAGAATTATTAGATAAAACAATAAATTCAATTTATAAAATTAAAAAAAAATATCCAAAATTATCTACTTCAGGAGGTACTTCTGATGGTCGGTTTGTATCGCAATATATGGGTTCACAAGTAGTAGAATTAGGTTTAAAAAATATAAATATTCATAAAATAAATGAAAATATTAAAATATCTGATTTACAATGTTTATCTAAAATTTATGAAACAATATTAATTGAAATGTTAACATAA